A section of the Gemmatimonadaceae bacterium genome encodes:
- the gpmI gene encoding 2,3-bisphosphoglycerate-independent phosphoglycerate mutase has protein sequence MPSSKPVALIVLDGWGYRRERDGNAIALAETPTWDRLIDQYPWTLLEASGRAVGLPEGQMGNSEVGHLNLGAGRVVSQDLVRIGESIRDGSFFENRAFLGACDNAVRTGGTVHLVGLIGNGGVHALDAHLVALVELCARRRVPPARVAIHALLDGRDTMPRSSLGFMRGLLGKVAGRASVASLGGRYFGMDRDKRWDRTEKWYRSAVQGVGPTGADPLRVISEAYERGETDEFITPTVIVHDGEPVAPMRDGDSVICFNFRADRMRQIVRALTDPSFDAFDVSGRPSVHVATMTSYDRTFDVPVAFPPQSMANIVGEVVSKAGMRMFRTAETEKYAHVTYFFNGGVEAPFPCEDRLLVPSQKVATYDLMPEMSAPGVTDVLCNAIEERNHEFILCNYANGDMVGHTGSLPATIRAVETVDACLARVMKAAESSGTRLLITADHGNCELMIDPETGGPHTAHTTSPVPFLIVDHERKSPPPLRPGGALCDVGPTLLTLLGLEQPSEMTGVDLRQGANDQ, from the coding sequence GTGCCCAGCAGTAAGCCCGTTGCTTTGATTGTGCTCGATGGATGGGGATACCGCCGCGAGCGCGATGGCAATGCCATCGCCCTGGCCGAGACGCCGACATGGGACCGGCTCATCGACCAATACCCATGGACGCTGCTGGAGGCGTCCGGTCGCGCGGTCGGACTTCCTGAAGGACAAATGGGGAATAGCGAGGTCGGCCATTTGAACCTCGGCGCCGGCCGCGTCGTGTCACAAGATCTGGTTCGGATCGGCGAGTCGATTCGCGACGGGTCATTCTTCGAGAATCGCGCGTTTCTCGGCGCCTGCGACAACGCGGTCCGAACCGGCGGCACCGTTCACCTGGTCGGTCTGATCGGCAACGGGGGCGTCCACGCGCTGGACGCGCATCTCGTGGCGCTCGTGGAGCTCTGCGCGCGGCGGCGTGTTCCCCCCGCCCGAGTCGCCATCCACGCGCTGTTGGACGGGCGCGATACGATGCCTCGTTCGTCGCTCGGCTTCATGCGAGGGTTGCTTGGAAAGGTGGCAGGGCGGGCGTCCGTCGCCAGCCTGGGCGGCCGCTACTTCGGGATGGACCGCGACAAGCGCTGGGACCGTACGGAGAAATGGTACCGATCCGCCGTGCAGGGTGTCGGTCCTACCGGTGCCGATCCACTTCGCGTGATCAGCGAGGCCTATGAGCGCGGCGAGACGGACGAGTTCATCACGCCGACCGTGATCGTCCACGACGGCGAGCCCGTCGCGCCGATGCGCGACGGCGACTCGGTCATCTGCTTCAACTTTCGCGCGGATCGCATGCGCCAGATCGTACGCGCGCTGACCGATCCATCGTTCGACGCGTTCGACGTGAGCGGACGCCCCTCGGTGCACGTCGCCACGATGACGTCGTACGATCGGACGTTCGACGTTCCGGTGGCGTTCCCGCCTCAGTCGATGGCGAACATCGTCGGCGAAGTGGTGTCCAAAGCCGGCATGCGGATGTTCCGCACCGCCGAGACCGAGAAGTACGCCCACGTGACATACTTCTTCAACGGCGGCGTCGAGGCCCCTTTTCCGTGTGAGGATCGGCTGCTCGTCCCGAGTCAGAAGGTCGCGACCTACGATTTGATGCCCGAGATGAGCGCGCCGGGTGTCACGGACGTGCTCTGCAATGCGATCGAAGAGCGCAACCACGAGTTCATTCTTTGCAACTACGCGAACGGCGACATGGTCGGACACACGGGTTCGCTCCCGGCAACGATCAGAGCTGTCGAAACGGTCGACGCGTGCCTCGCGCGCGTGATGAAGGCGGCCGAATCGAGCGGGACGCGGTTGCTCATCACCGCGGATCACGGCAACTGTGAGCTCATGATCGATCCTGAAACCGGCGGTCCGCATACGGCCCACACCACCAGCCCAGTGCCATTTCTCATCGTCGATCACGAACGAAAGTCGCCGCCCCCGCTGCGCCCCGGGGGCGCTCTGTGCGACGTCGGTCCAACTCTCCTCACTCTGCTCGGACTCGAGCAGCCGTCCGAGATGACGGGAGTCGACCTTCGGCAGGGAGCCAACGACCAATGA